One Candidatus Thermoplasmatota archaeon genomic region harbors:
- a CDS encoding DNA-directed RNA polymerase, which translates to MYVLLEREDVIRIPPEKLSENFEKVTEEVTRETFEGRLANGIFNLIITDVEGVEECKIVHGDPGVYQKVKFTTLAFKPELQEIVEGFVCEILEFGAFVRLGSLDGLVHISQVMDDRISYDAGNQRLVGKQSKRDLKVGDKVRARIVTLSFNERVPRDSKIGLTMRQPGVGKFEWLEEAEKEVEKKEKK; encoded by the coding sequence ATGTACGTACTCTTAGAGCGAGAAGATGTGATAAGAATTCCACCTGAAAAATTATCTGAAAATTTTGAGAAAGTTACTGAGGAAGTAACGCGTGAGACTTTTGAAGGCAGACTTGCAAACGGTATCTTCAATCTCATTATCACAGATGTGGAAGGAGTTGAAGAGTGTAAAATAGTACATGGCGATCCAGGCGTTTATCAAAAAGTTAAATTCACCACTCTTGCATTTAAGCCAGAGCTGCAAGAAATAGTTGAAGGCTTCGTATGCGAGATTTTGGAGTTCGGAGCTTTTGTAAGGCTCGGCTCATTAGATGGGCTTGTACATATAAGCCAAGTTATGGATGATAGAATAAGCTACGATGCAGGTAATCAGAGACTTGTAGGTAAGCAGAGCAAGCGCGATTTAAAAGTAGGTGATAAAGTAAGAGCTAGAATAGTAACCTTAAGTTTTAATGAGCGAGTACCTAGAGACAGTAAAATAGGTCTTACAATGCGTCAGCCAGGAGTTGGTAAATTTGAATGGCTTGAAGAGGCAGAGAAGGAAGTCGAGAAAAAGGAGAAGAAATGA
- the spt4 gene encoding transcription elongation factor subunit Spt4 has product MKACKNCHTLTDQELCPNCGGALSREWHGYLIVLDARRSEIAKKMNVIKEGKFALKVK; this is encoded by the coding sequence ATGAAAGCTTGCAAGAACTGCCACACACTTACAGATCAAGAGCTTTGCCCTAACTGTGGAGGAGCGCTTTCTAGAGAGTGGCATGGCTATTTGATAGTTTTAGATGCGCGGCGCTCAGAGATCGCAAAAAAAATGAATGTTATTAAAGAGGGAAAATTTGCATTAAAAGTAAAATAA
- a CDS encoding DUF359 domain-containing protein translates to MDLYKLPEELREELKRSRGKVVTNSKELDSLVKAKTIAVVGDIATLELYRRGIAPKLAVVDFKSKRESSEKLKSEISKIYCRVRKVKNPAGTITSELWDSIKEAYCSSENTRIEIDGEEDLASLACIALAPKNTFVLYGLPEKGLAVIEVTEKEKKLVNKILKEMEKQHGS, encoded by the coding sequence ATGGATCTTTACAAACTGCCTGAAGAGTTGAGAGAGGAGCTGAAAAGGTCTAGAGGGAAAGTAGTCACTAACAGTAAAGAACTTGATAGCTTGGTAAAAGCTAAAACTATTGCTGTAGTAGGCGATATTGCGACTTTGGAACTTTATAGAAGGGGTATAGCACCTAAACTTGCAGTTGTAGATTTTAAAAGCAAACGTGAAAGTAGCGAGAAGTTGAAATCTGAAATTTCAAAAATATATTGTAGAGTAAGGAAGGTAAAAAATCCAGCCGGTACGATAACTTCAGAACTCTGGGATTCTATTAAAGAAGCTTACTGCTCTTCCGAAAATACTAGAATTGAAATAGATGGCGAGGAAGATTTAGCATCTCTAGCTTGTATTGCACTAGCGCCTAAAAATACATTTGTACTATACGGACTGCCTGAGAAAGGGCTGGCAGTAATTGAAGTAACTGAAAAAGAGAAAAAGCTAGTAAACAAAATATTGAAAGAAATGGAGAAGCAACATGGAAGTTGA
- the rps24e gene encoding 30S ribosomal protein S24e yields MEVELLTKKENILLNRVELEFKVKHKKEKTPERDAVKAQLAPLINVPKENIVIAWMHSAFGAEETLGYAKAYSSVQDALKSERKHLLARNKLIEVKEKKVAKGVKKEEKPKEK; encoded by the coding sequence ATGGAAGTTGAGCTTCTAACTAAAAAAGAAAACATCCTACTTAACAGAGTTGAGCTCGAATTTAAAGTCAAGCATAAAAAAGAAAAAACTCCTGAAAGAGACGCTGTAAAAGCACAGCTCGCTCCTTTAATAAATGTACCTAAAGAAAATATAGTGATAGCTTGGATGCACTCAGCGTTTGGCGCGGAAGAAACTTTAGGATATGCGAAAGCGTATAGCTCAGTGCAAGACGCACTAAAATCAGAGCGCAAACATTTGCTTGCCAGAAATAAACTTATAGAAGTGAAGGAGAAAAAAGTAGCGAAAGGTGTAAAGAAAGAAGAGAAGCCAAAAGAAAAGTGA
- a CDS encoding 30S ribosomal protein S27ae, whose product MAVQRKSHQYYRIKGGKPERVLQPCPKCGPATWLAVHKDRVACGKCGYTEWKKA is encoded by the coding sequence ATGGCAGTCCAAAGAAAATCGCATCAATATTACAGAATAAAGGGAGGTAAGCCAGAAAGAGTTTTGCAGCCATGCCCTAAATGCGGTCCTGCTACCTGGCTTGCTGTGCATAAAGATAGAGTGGCTTGCGGTAAGTGCGGCTATACAGAATGGAAGAAGGCATGA